Genomic DNA from Hyperolius riggenbachi isolate aHypRig1 chromosome 10, aHypRig1.pri, whole genome shotgun sequence:
ctttagttagccaataaatggtttcatcctgatttaaaacttcttgcaagaAATATACTGCCGACATTACAGGCTGGAAAATCCCATCATTCACAGGTATgaggatcttaaagagaacctgaactgaaaataaaatgtcaaaataaccatacacaggtcatacttccctCCTGTGAAGTCTACTCctcgatctctttctcctctcctgagtcccatttgtccactgtgacagGCAGACTCCCCAAACTAAAATTATTGCAACagatctcctttaaagagaaactccggccCTATTGACGGCCAGTGAGTATACAGGTCTAAACATTTATCTAATTGTTCTGCTCTACTTTGTGGTCTATTATGTTATTTAGTTCACCTTACTACTCTGCATAACTCTTACCATTTCCTGATTTATTCAAGATGTGGACAGTATACTTTGTCATTGTTTTGTACTAtactagtattttttttttgttatcttgTATTGAATATTGATTGCTTTATTACAATTTCTTTGTTGGCTATAATTAAGAGATTTTGAaatctaaagaggaactccagtaaaaataacgtaatgaataaaagtgcttacttttttacaataattatgtataaatgatttagacagtgtttgctcattgtaaaatctttcctatccctgatttacattctgacatttatcacatggtgacatttttactgctggccagttatgtcagtggaagtagctgctgcttgctttttttggcagttggaaacagctattatttcccacaatgcaacaaggctctcacagtgtaatgtcagcaccaaggtcctgacatcacactgtgggaggggtttcaccacaatatcatccatacagagccccctgatgatccatttgggaaaaggaaaagatttatcatgggaaaggaagtatcagctacagattgggatgaagttcaatacttggttacagttcctcttgaagtaTCACAAAGTAGTgacggggaagagggggggggggggggggagctctatGCTAGGATACGCTTTATGTCGACATCCTGGTTGCATTTTGCAatgtgaacagtaaaggtacatacacacattacaaTTAGTTTTACCCATCAAGAAAGAGTTTGATCCTGTGGGCAGCACTAAAGACAGGCTCATCAGACCCATCACTCTGCTATGACAGGGCAACATGTCTGTATGGGAAAGGGAAAGACCAATGAGTGAGGCACAACAGAGCAGGTTCTAGCAGGCGGGGGTTAAGAGGGGAACAATGAGCCCGGAAATCACTGTGGTTTAAAGATCCAGTGTGACAAATCTTTAAATCCGCTCACGGTATACCTGTACACAGTTGTTTAAAGATACTGTATATCTCTCTGGCTATACCTGTACATACTCTTGATTCTCAGCCTAGATGGCCCCAAATGGCTTCCTCAGCAGAGTCTAGTATACTTTAGGCTGAGGAGATTGGACGGGCCCTTTGTGGGAGGGTCAGGAGTAACTTGCACTCTCTGTCACTACAGCTCCAATATAAAAGCTGTAACTACACCAAATACTACTGCATAGAACATTCAAAAGGGGAGATTATTAATAACTGTGCAGGGCATCGCTCttccaaaagaaaataaaaaaggaaagagTAAGCATCAATTGTTACCTCTTTCTTTTCGAGAACTATTATGTAGTTTATCAAATTTTCCTGCATTTGAAAAGAGATTTGTGTATTTCTTACTTACCTGCCACAAGGTGCAAGACTCCAGTTCCCAGAGCAGGGTAAAGACTGCGGCACACACATCCAGCCAGACCCACAACAGCACCAAAAAATATCAGGCCAAGGGAAACCAGCGGCAACAAGAACTGACACCGCCACAGATCTGAAAGAGACAGGCAGCCCTAATGACCTATCAACTTATAAATGATTGCATAAGCCACTTTCATTTCATAATCCGCATAGATCTGAATACAACATCGTCAATGTAAAGAACAGCACTGAAACTTACATGTCCGAATCAGGTCAACCTCACTGTTGTGATTCCCAGGCTGGGTGTATTTCTCTAGGAACTGATCGGAGAAGGACAGGGAGGTGCACTGGAAATCAGCCGAGGGCTCTGTTATCAAGAAAACAGGAATGAATGTTTGAAGGGCATCCTAATAATAATATTCCTAATATTTGCCTAGCGCTTttgtcctgttggactcaaactgctcaagagctgcagccactaaggccttttgcacactgcaagtgattccaattcagattccgctttttaatcagtttttacatccgattcagattccgatttgcagtttgctccctgcacactgcaaatcggaatctgaatcggatgtaaaaactgattaaaaagcggaatctgaatcggatgtaaaaactgattaaagggGAATCTGAATctaaatcgcttgcagtgtgcaagaggccttagggtgTCTTGCTCAAGGACTtctcactgaataggtactgacactagccaggattcaaaccctggtctcctatgttaaaggcagagcccttaaccagtacactatccagccactccacaTCTggcaagtaaacacaatgcttttACTGAACAGTGTAGGAGACATAAATATCACATGTGAATCTAGTGGCCTCAGCCTTCATTCACACTATAAACAGTGTTTACTTATTTGTACATGTGCCTTCTGCTGTTACAATGTACATGGCTATTCACAATGCATCCTATTAAAGTAATCTGAGACAAATTAATCAAGTGGAAATGAGGGCAAACTGTATTTGTTTACTATTAATTATACACCCAGCGTATACTAAATATACTGGAATTGACATGCCTGTGTCTAAAACAAGTGTTTATTTAAATATGcactgaaaataaacgtatgagataatgaattgtatttgtagtattAATGgcaaatagaacataagtaacaGCCTGGTGTAAAATCTGCTTCAATCAAatgcaaaacaaaaagaaatagCAATGTATCTTCAGCCAAACAGAAGTGTTTTGGCTtgcatttacttttcaggagtcTGACCTGCATTCCACTCTGTTCGACTGCCTCATCTGCATAGATAGCActagtttttttttaaccactgcaATGCTCAAAACCTAAAAAAGGTACATTCAAACAACATATTCGTAGGACTAGTACAccacacatacccatgtttaACTCGTCATTTCAGGTAGATTGCAGATGTACTGAATTATTGAtcaaggcttaaagggaacctaaactaaggatatggatttttcattttaaaataataccagttccctgactctcctgctgatcctgtgtctctaatacttttagccacagcccctcaacgagcatgcagatcatgtgctctgactgaagtcagactggattatctgcatgcttgttgcaggtgtgagattcagccactgctgcaaacaaagatcagcaggactgccatgcaactggtattgttaaaaaggaaacatccatatccctctcagttaaggttccctttaaccctcctggcggtaaccccgacctacactcggggtagccacCACAAAGGATTTCTCTgccccgggagggattttttgaattaaaTTTGCTGTAGCCTTTGTAGCTAACActtcgctagctaccattgtcccccaagtccctccgctcttttttgattgccccagatcGCTGTCGTtatacgacccccccccccggaccccacgatggtgcagcctttccaatcagctccaggcttcgctatggggaggatcgggattgcgcatgatgtcatgtcaTCGAGGCTGCGGCTCTCGTGGGATCGCAGCTAGGTAACGTATAGCTGCGGCGATTGAGGAGATCAGAAGGGTgcgggggacaatggtagctagcctagtgctagctacaaaggctaaagcaaatttaattaaaaaaatccctccctcagaaactgcataccgccaggggggttaattttAAGTTGTAAGTATGATGCTTACattgtaatggtacattcacatGTGTGCGTAACTGGTGCAGTGAACTCAACATGCCAAAATCAGCATGCTGTCCATTATCAGATAACAGACATGCTAACATTTTCCATGTAAGCATACGTAATGGAATGTCTGCGTTGCATCGCAagtggtacacactatgcaacctGTTTTTCAGGATGCACAAAACAATGTCCATAGTGTGACAGTAGCCTCAAACTACAGCTTAGCTCTCActgatcactaattacaagccacaAAAAACTCTTGTATAACAGAGAAACGCTTCTAAATGCAGCGAAtagaaaaaggtcagtagttcaagATGGGAACTGTAGAacattaaaggaaatctgaagtgaaaataaacttgtgatataatgatttgtatatgtagtacagctaggaaatagaacatcagtagcaaagatgAGAGCctcatatggtttccagtacaggaagagtaagaaacttcagttgttatttcTACAAAAGAGCTACTCTGAGCTCTCCCACCCAACTTGGGCCAGCTAcagccctgttttctgaagcaattaggcccggttcacactggcaaatgGATCAGTGAAAAAGGATCTGATTACTGGTCGGTCAGATCTGTTTTGACTCCGTTGTCACTCAGCTGCTTCCGCTCCTTTTCCCCATATCAGCCCCAGACCCCCATCACCAAAGTGGATTTTGCTATCCAGAACAGTTTGTTTCCTAACtattgtgaagaaacgttccgttttctcattgcctCAATGCAGGGCTTCAATGTCCGTTTTCGTTCTGGGCTCAGCAGTCCGGAAAAATTGGTGCTAAGAGATACTTGCAGTCCGTTCAGCGGAACGGATCCATTTCAGCAGACCACTGTGAATgattccataggttaacattggatccattcgcatGCGTTCCGTTGCAAAAGTATCCGTTCCGCAAATGGACCGTTTTTATTTTccgcaagtgtgaactgggccttatacatcaaagaaacagtgaaagtcaACTTAAGATAAGGCttaactgcagggaagttcaaatggcccttagctctgctctgtttcatagtttaaaatgcagagtgtagtttttaaagagaacccgaggtgtgtttaaagaatgttatctgcatacagaggctggatctgcctatacagcccagcctctgttgctatccaaaaccccactaaggtccccctgcactctgcaatccctcataaagcacagccgtgctgtgaggctgtgtttacatctgttgtgtcagtctcagctgctcccccgcctcctgcatagctccggtccctgcccccgtcccttccctccaatcagcagggagggaagtgatgcaggcggggactggagttctgcaggacacggggagagcagcagactgacaccatagagataaacacagccagctctgacaagctgtttgtcagcagcgtggctgtgatttatgagggattgcagagagcagggggaccttaggggggtctgggatagcaacagaggctgggctgtataggcagatccatcctctgtatgcagataatattcttcaaacccacctcgggttctctttaagctgcaaaTATTctattctactaatgttctattaattacctgtactacacatacaattcattatataaagggttttttttcgcttcagtgtcacttaaaggctggttttacacctgaTTTTTGCTGCATCCCACCACAACGCAAAAACGacaatcatatgaccctgtggcaaagtgcgccaacagggtcatatgcatagcgccacccccagttcagtgacgtactccctgttgGGCAGTGacgtactccacagccctggataacgTGCTGCAACTCTTGCATTGGATTGGATACTTCCGGCGCACCGCAacaggtgtgaaagtctccatagactgtcattgcttttgcggccccttgcagtaaaatagggtaacacaatgcaggtttaacctgcaagtgtaaaaggggcctaaaagagGCCTTTGTTTGATAAAAAGCTAAGTAGTAGCACACTAGCTGAAAAATCTCTTTGCAGGACATGACAGAGGATGATCTCCACAGTCAGGAAAAAGGTTTGAAGCTTTTGTGGGGTTTTGTTGCTTTTTGTGTCCCCCTGGAGAGGTTTTTCTTTCACTCCTTGTCCCAGGTACCTCAGTGGAGCATTATGGCTCTAATATGAGAACCTGGCACTGAGGACAGGAAACAACGaacaacaataaaaacaaacCAACTGTTATAACTCTACAATGTTCTTGTCCAAAATGCTCTGGGATAAATTTCCCCATTTCCTGTCTGAGCAGGAAATGGTGGAAATTCCCTCAAATGGGACACTGGACATTAATACAAATATAAAAGAGGTTCTAACCACGTACTGCactactaaacacacacacacacacacacacacacacacacacacacacacacacacacacacacacacacacacacacacacacacacacacacacacacacacacacacacacacacacacacacgatacctACCATCCTGGTAATAGTTTTGCTGAGAGACCATGATGCACTGCTGCCATAATCCCAAGCTGCCATTGCAGTGATACAGCGCATCTGTGTATGCCTTCTCATTTGCTTTGTCTATTTCGCCATTGAACTCATTAGCAGCTGCGTCACTGACATTGGCAagggcaggagaggagaaataatAGTACCAGGAGACCGTGCCCACTGCTGCCGACAGGTAGATGACAGACAGGAGGGACAAGACGCTACCAATCACCAACGCCGTGGCAAAGCGGTTATCCATGGTGCGCTGATGCTAGATATCACTTGGTTCAGCATGTGAAGGGTGCATCTGAAAGAAGGCAAGCAGACAGATTAATCTCTACTTTTTCCAGCTATTGCGTTTCATGCAATGCAAAAATATACCAATCACGTACGTATGTACTTTACATGAATCTCCTACCAGGATGAACACCAAACACTGGCATAGTTGGGTAACAGAAGGCATCACAAGGTGTCAGTTTCTACCATTCACTGACCACAGTATGTAAGTTTGCAACAAGCTGATGTTCTATCTAATACATACTTATATTATGCAGAGATGTAGGTAGTGGGAAATGTTTGAACTTTGACTTCTTATTGAATAGCTTTCAAGGTCTACATTTTGGGAGGTCTGTCGATTAGGTTTGAATACATACCTCTGTAGAGGGAAAACTCGGGATACTAGTCTAGAGCCTTCCCAATCCTCGCTCCATCCTGTCGTCCCTGGTCCTTTGAAGTACTCATGCCCCTAAGTACCTCCAAAGATGAGCACATCCGTATTGTGCATGCGCACGTTCAAGCTCGCTCATGCGCAGCACAGATGTTTTTATCTTCCAAGTACTCAGAGATGTGAGTacttctaaaggtgcgtacacatgtcgGACTGACACAAGCTACCAGTCGTCAGACCCACCCGCGGGGCGGACGTTCTGACGAGAGTTTCTGcgggtgtacagtctgtcggctgaTTAGGCTGTTTTTGATCGATCCGCCGAACGGattagtcaaaaccagccttatcagctggCTGAAAGACTGTACACATGCGGAAACTCATCAAAACGTCCGCCCCGCTGGTGGGTCTGACGACTGGTAGCTTGTGTCAGtgcgacgtgtgtacgcaccattaAGGCTGCATGAGCAGTTCCAAAGACCTAGAAGAATGGGTAGCTTCCACCAAGGATGATGTGGGaacaagggcagcacggtggcgtagtggttagctctctcgccttgcagcgctgggtccctggttcgaatcccagccagggcactatctgcaaagagtttgtatgttctctccgtgtctgcgtgggtttcctccggggcactccggtttcctcccacattccaaaaaaaaaacacatacggataagttaattggcttcccctaaaaaaattggccctagactacagtacttacactacataatatagacatatggcaatggtagggattagattgtgagctcctttgagggacagttagtgacaatatacatatatacactgtacagtgctgcgtaatatgtcggcgctatataaatactaaaataataataataataataataataataataataagtaagaactaggaaggctctatggtatccagagccttcactctacataggtaagtataaAAACTGAATTTTATTTTTGGTTTCAGATAtgctttaagaggaaataaatatggcaggctccatatttttctcactttaggtgtccttcaaagtgaaccaagcaccatttttagcacccagggaatCTCTATAGcactttaaaaatgcatgccaacaatgtgactcattatgaatttttttttattgtatttcttatttttacatttaaagcttTAGCacagacttttattaccctattTCCTCCTACTTCCATGGCCTGCCCATCCGGCAGAGATTTTAGGCAGATAAGGACTACTAATTATTTTattacacattagcagagagaaaaCAAAAAGCGTTTGATCAGCTGTGGGTGTGTGTAGATTTCACAAAGTGCTTCAAAGACTTTAGAGAAGCCTCAGATGCTCTCTTCACCCCTTCTCTAAGGATGAATAATTGACAgccagaaggggagggggaacatggtagcacctatagcagtgatggctaacctttggcactccagctgtggtggaactacaagtcccatgaggcattgcaatactctgacagctttaagcataactcggggaggcagaggcctgatgggatttgtagttttgtcacagctggagtgtcaaggttagccatcactggcctatagctattagaagccaggcaaaaaaaagtagtgcttggttccctttaaggcttctttTACATAGAAGACTGAATTGCGTGCTTCTTGTGCAATTCAGCCTCTCACCTGTCGGCCACCGAGCACCTTCCGGTTGcaatttaaagtacacctgaacttagagggatatggaggctcaaaacacacacctgaaataactaAATACTTATTCCTAACCTTAACTGGAGGAGAATAAATGTGACTAAAACGTAACCTTTAATAAATACTGCTCATTAAGAGACAAAATCAGTACCAAGTTGTTGCTGAAGGTATCCCCAATTCGCACTGCTATGTAAACCTAAACACATCCCCACAcaaaccctacatgtttcaccccgTCAAATGGGGCTTCGTCAGGGGTACAAAGTGCCCAGTGCTAAGAGTGCCAAGTGCTAATGTGCCAATCTACATATAAACTTTTAACTACATTTCACATAATAACAGCCTGTTGGCCTAATCAGCAGCCAAATGGTGTTAGTTGGGGATATCTTCCGCAACCAATCCCTCAACCATCTGCAGTGTTTAGCCATAGTTTTGTTGATCAGCGCCAATTTtgctttttaatttatttattaaaggTTACGTTTTAGTGACATTCAGTCTCCTCCAGTTAAGGTTAGGAATGTGTATttagggatatggatgcttccttttaaacaataccagttgcctggcatccttctgatctctttggctgcagtagtgtgtgaataacacacctgaaaaaaaatcatgtg
This window encodes:
- the CLDND1 gene encoding claudin domain-containing protein 1, which gives rise to MDNRFATALVIGSVLSLLSVIYLSAAVGTVSWYYYFSSPALANVSDAAANEFNGEIDKANEKAYTDALYHCNGSLGLWQQCIMVSQQNYYQDEPSADFQCTSLSFSDQFLEKYTQPGNHNSEVDLIRTYLWRCQFLLPLVSLGLIFFGAVVGLAGCVCRSLYPALGTGVLHLVAGVSTLGAVLCFAGGMHMLQSSLPPPPGVRGEYGWSFCLACVSSPLQVMAGALFLWASRASRREYSLMKAYRVA